The Silene latifolia isolate original U9 population chromosome X, ASM4854445v1, whole genome shotgun sequence genome contains the following window.
TGAGTTTTTGCTAagcatgtgaaattagtttatggtccGAAGTATCATAACGATTAGAATAATGTAGTGAAAATCTACAATGGAAAATGTTAATCCATACATATatggtttagcaaagaaaatcgCTCAAACATATTGGATGAATTATTCAATAATGATCGGATTGATTCTCTTGAAGACAATGAATTCAGGAATGAAagctacactctttttcccttcgactaggttttttttatcccaatgggtttttcctaacaaggtttttaacgaggtagcactaTAAGCGCATTATTACGCTATAGTTTAGTCATGTCATCATGATTGATTGAGATGACAAATTGTTTTAGACATATAATGTTATGTCGTTTATTGAGGAGAAGCTATATCACTATTGCGGAAGTATTAATTGAAATGAAGACCCAAGAGTTatttcgaaatgaccatatcagATTATGATATCCGAAGAAATATGATATTGAAGTTAACAAGAATTTCTATTAATTGAAGATGTCAAGTTTATCAATTACGATGAATTATAGTTTAATTCAACGATGGAGAAGTTACATCAAAGCATGAATCATTTCAAGTTatatcaagttatgtaatcatcagggggagtAGACACGTGTTtgactctttttccttatccatggttttgtcccacctggttttccatggaaaggttttaacggCGCAATGAGCCTATTATTATGTGTGTTTGAAGATTATTAtgtactcttttcctttctaGCGTTTTTCCCATCGGGTTTTCtagtaaggtttttaacgagaCATGTTCTTCAAtgatggacatccaagggggagtgttatgaatattattataatatggatgtccatatcttatagGATTATAGAATATATCATCTTATGGAAACTCTACCCATTGCATGTGTATATATACCCCTTATAATGGAATAAGAATATAGTTTTGTCTGCCTTACTTTCTCTCTACCAATTCTCccctctttatttcacaacacgtaTCGATTATTCCCGTTATTCTCATGAATAATTTTGCTTTATTTTATAAgaagtaaatgtaaactattgactaagACTGAATggttaataataataaatctaaAATTAAAAGTAGACACCTAGAATTAGCCACCTCTAAAATTCTAACCCGTTGGCAAAGCCATATAAGTTGTCTAAAGTCCCACCATTAGCTTTATGATTGGCCTTTTCTACTCATCCCGCACATGCATTCTCTTTCACGTTTCATTTCTCCACCTTCTTTCCACTTCTCTCTCTACATCACATACCATATAGACAGCAGCACACCATCTAACTAATAACATCActtctcatcatcttcatcatcatcatatacTCTCTCTTATTCATCTTCCATTAAACTTTTATTCTCCTTTGATTGATCAACCATCATCTTATTTTCTCATCGTCTGATCAACCATCATCTTATTTTCTCTCTACCTTCTTTTCTTAATTAGGTAAAATTCTCTCCTCATCCATTTTTTCTTATCTATAAActataatcaaataatcaatctaatttcaatttccctttttttttatgGGGTTGGtttgatgtttttgagtttaCAATTCACATTTTTATGAAAAACAATTCTTAATCTAGTGATTAAAACTGAAGTATTGTGAGGATAATTCACTGGTTCGAATCCCTCTCCCCTATATTGTACGCCCTTCCCACCTTATTTGACACTAAAAAAAcatttttttgagaaaaaaaaattcaaaaattcgaaACAGCCTCTTTATTTTGCATAGTGATAAGATTGCGTACATCTGACCCTTCTTACCGATAATATTCAGAAGCCGTTGAGGCACCGGACGAATAATATTCTCAACTAATCATCAATTCTCTCTGTTTTTTTCTTCCTGCAGAAATTCATCAtccaagaattcaatttttattcCTTTTATTGATAATATTCAAATGGAACAATCAAGAACAATAACAAATCCACAAGCGAGCACATCTTCGTCTTCATCAATAAGAGAAATAATCCGAAGAAGAAAGCGAATCAAGACACAAatatcatcatcttcaacaacaacaacaacaacaaaccctAGCTCTTCTTCATGGAAATCCGAGAAAACACAACAATTATACTCATCAAAACTCCTAACAGCCCTCCGCAACGTACACATAACACCGCCATCACCGTCCGCGCCACGAAGAAGTCGCGCAGTAAGAGAAGCCGCGGACAAGGCGTTAGCAGTGGCGGCCAAAGGTCGGACGCGGTGGAGTCGCGCTATATTAACGAATAAGATCAAAATCAAGTACATGAACCAAAAACATAAACGACAAAAGATCAACGTGACCGGGCCTAGTAAGT
Protein-coding sequences here:
- the LOC141618706 gene encoding transcription factor bHLH148 is translated as MEQSRTITNPQASTSSSSSIREIIRRRKRIKTQISSSSTTTTTTNPSSSSWKSEKTQQLYSSKLLTALRNVHITPPSPSAPRRSRAVREAADKALAVAAKGRTRWSRAILTNKIKIKYMNQKHKRQKINVTGPSKLPQATRLLSLKGKTKELPGVERKVKTLGRLVPGCGKETLPVILEEATDYIPALEMQIRAMRDLLSRLTAASASTSASSPLPSEDTEMS